A window of the Pseudomonadota bacterium genome harbors these coding sequences:
- a CDS encoding ECF-type sigma factor: protein MNESHSQTDRKAAEDLLAENYDLLLGIARQQRRRARLGDTMQTSDLLHSALTRLDISQNWNSRQHFVRATNLAIRHVIIDRAREKLTAKRGSGASHVRVEDSEDILLDYGETPEQLVAIGQAIDALEAEHPRWVQVIDARYFAGLTEAECASALDLSARTVRREWGDAKKWLADQLGVS, encoded by the coding sequence GTGAACGAGAGCCACTCACAGACCGACCGCAAGGCCGCTGAGGACCTGCTGGCCGAGAACTACGATCTGCTCCTGGGTATCGCCCGCCAGCAGCGCAGACGCGCTCGCCTGGGGGACACGATGCAAACGAGCGACCTGCTGCACAGCGCCCTCACCCGCCTGGACATAAGCCAGAACTGGAACTCCCGACAGCACTTCGTGCGCGCCACCAACCTGGCGATTCGCCATGTCATCATCGATCGTGCGCGCGAGAAACTCACCGCCAAGCGCGGCAGCGGCGCCAGCCACGTGCGGGTGGAGGATAGCGAAGACATCCTCCTCGACTACGGCGAAACACCGGAACAACTGGTGGCCATCGGGCAAGCGATCGACGCGCTCGAGGCGGAACATCCTCGTTGGGTACAGGTGATCGACGCGCGCTACTTCGCAGGGCTCACGGAAGCCGAGTGCGCGAGCGCCCTCGACCTCTCCGCGCGCACCGTGCGCCGGGAATGGGGCGACGCCAAGAAGTGGTTGGCCGATCAGCTAGGGGTGTCGTAG